Sequence from the Rhabdothermincola salaria genome:
GGACGTCGACGGGCTGCACCCGGTCAACCTCGGCCACCTGGTCCAGGGCGTCGCCGGTCCGCTGCCGTGCACGCCGGCAGGCATCCAGGCCCTGCTCGTGCACTACGAGGTGCCCATCGAGGGCCGCCACGTGGTCATCGTGGGCCGAGGGCTCACCATCGGGCGGCCCCTGGCCAACCTGCTCACCCTCAAGCGCCCTCACGCCAACGCCGCGGTCACCGTGGTGCACACCGGTGTGGCCGACCTCGGCGCCTACACGCGTCAGGCCGACATCCTGGTGGCCGCCGCCGGCTCGCCCGGCCTGATCACCGCGGAGATGGTCAAGCCCGGCGCGGCCGTGGTGGCCGCCGGCGTGTCGTTCGAAGGCAAGAAGCTCGTCTCCGACGTGGCCGAGGAGGCCGCCGAGGTCGCCGGTTGGCTCTCGCCCCGCATCGGCGGCGTGGGGCCCATGACCCGCGCCATGTTGCTGGTGAACACCGTGGAGGCGGCCGAGCGGGCGCTGGGTCCCGGAGACGGCGGATGACCCGCATCGCCGATCTGCTGGCCGCCGGCCGGACCTGCTCGTTCGAGTTCTTCCCGCCCAAGACCGACGAGGCCGCCCGCGCCCTCGAGAAGACGATCGGCGAGCTCGAGGGCCTCCACCCGTCCTTCGTCTCGGTCACCTACGGCGCCGGGGGGTCCACCCGCGAGCGCACCCGCGACATCGTGATCCACATAGAGCGCGACACGGGCATCACCGCCATGGCCCACCTCACGTGCGCGGCCCACACCCGTGACGAGCTGGTGAGCCTGCTCACCGAGTACCGCGAGGCGGGCATCACCAACATCTTGGCCCTGGCCGGCGATCCGCCGGCCGACCAGCCCGACGACGCCCCGCTCGACGAGTTCGCCTACGCGCTCGACCTGGTGCGCCTGGTGCACGAGGTGGGCGACTTCTCGGTCGGCGTGGCCGCCCACCCCGAGGGCCATCCCCGTTCGCCGGAGATGGGATCGGATCGCCGCCACCTGGCCGCCAAGCTGGCCGAGTCCGACTTCGCCATCACCCAGTTCTTCTTCGAGGCCGAGCCCTACCTGCGCATGGTCGACGAACTGGCCGCGCTCGACTGCCACAAGCCGGTGCTGCCGGGCATCATGCCGGTCACCAACGCCAAGCAGGTGGCCCGCTTCGCCCAGCTGGCCGGCGCCGAGTTCCCGCCCCACCTGGCCGCCCGCTTCGAGGCCCTCGCCGACGACCCCGACGGCGTGCGGGCCCTGGGTGTGGAGCTGGCCACCGCCCTGTGCCAGGAGCTGCTCGACCAGGGCGCCCCGGGGCTGCACTTCTACACGCTGAACCGCTCGACCGCGACCCGCGAGATCGCCACCAACCTCGGTTTCACCGGCCCTCGCTGAACACCCGTCGGGGCCTGCCGGGAGGCGGCAACCCCTTGGTGGCCGCGACGCGAGCGCCGGTAGCCTGACCGCCTCGAGAGGCGCGCCACGGGGCGCCCGGACAGGGGGCGACGGTGGGGGACGGGCAGTGGCGGTCGGCTCAGCCGATCGCAGCACCCTCGACGCTGCCCCCGGCGGCCCCGCCGGGACCCGCGCGGCGTCGGCCGTGACCGCCTCGACGTCCGCGGAGCCCACCCGAGGGGTGGTCGGGCGCGGCGCCCGGCTCCTGGCGCGCTACGTGCGGGCCCAG
This genomic interval carries:
- the metF gene encoding methylenetetrahydrofolate reductase [NAD(P)H], encoding MTRIADLLAAGRTCSFEFFPPKTDEAARALEKTIGELEGLHPSFVSVTYGAGGSTRERTRDIVIHIERDTGITAMAHLTCAAHTRDELVSLLTEYREAGITNILALAGDPPADQPDDAPLDEFAYALDLVRLVHEVGDFSVGVAAHPEGHPRSPEMGSDRRHLAAKLAESDFAITQFFFEAEPYLRMVDELAALDCHKPVLPGIMPVTNAKQVARFAQLAGAEFPPHLAARFEALADDPDGVRALGVELATALCQELLDQGAPGLHFYTLNRSTATREIATNLGFTGPR
- a CDS encoding bifunctional 5,10-methylenetetrahydrofolate dehydrogenase/5,10-methenyltetrahydrofolate cyclohydrolase; protein product: MTAQVLDGEAVATGIKADLVARVAALAERGITPGLGTVLVGDDGPSANYVAMKHRDCEALGITSHHAHLPADATQDDVLEVVHRFNADPAVDAYLMQYPFPKHLDFEAALLAVDPAKDVDGLHPVNLGHLVQGVAGPLPCTPAGIQALLVHYEVPIEGRHVVIVGRGLTIGRPLANLLTLKRPHANAAVTVVHTGVADLGAYTRQADILVAAAGSPGLITAEMVKPGAAVVAAGVSFEGKKLVSDVAEEAAEVAGWLSPRIGGVGPMTRAMLLVNTVEAAERALGPGDGG